From Deinococcus aquaticus, one genomic window encodes:
- a CDS encoding TlpA family protein disulfide reductase: protein MTHTPPSSPTPPAPAWRRFLPPLIAAALVASLGAALLQPARNATTGGPLIGKPAPAFTLDSLDGAKVSLTSLRGRPVVLNFWASWCGPCREEAPMFRELSARQGGGDGLAVVGVLFQETNEQSARDFIREYALAYPNLKDPGINTGVEYGVSGIPETVFIDRDGVVQHMDRGGLTRERLNVGLEKIGVPAL, encoded by the coding sequence ATGACCCACACGCCTCCTTCCTCCCCGACCCCCCCGGCGCCCGCGTGGCGGCGCTTCCTGCCGCCCCTGATCGCGGCGGCCCTGGTGGCCAGCCTGGGCGCGGCGCTGCTGCAACCCGCGCGCAACGCCACGACCGGCGGCCCGCTGATCGGCAAGCCCGCCCCGGCCTTCACCCTGGACAGCCTGGACGGCGCGAAGGTCAGCCTGACCAGCCTGCGGGGCCGCCCGGTCGTGCTGAACTTCTGGGCGTCGTGGTGCGGCCCGTGCCGCGAGGAAGCCCCGATGTTCCGCGAACTGAGCGCCCGGCAGGGCGGCGGGGACGGTCTGGCGGTCGTGGGCGTGCTGTTTCAGGAGACGAACGAGCAGAGCGCGCGGGACTTTATCCGCGAGTACGCGCTGGCGTACCCGAACCTGAAAGACCCGGGCATCAATACCGGCGTGGAGTACGGCGTGAGCGGCATTCCGGAAACGGTATTCATTGACCGCGACGGCGTGGTGCAGCACATGGACCGGGGCGGCCTGACGCGCGAACGCCTGAACGTCGGCCTGGAAAAGATCGGCGTGCCCGCCCTGTGA
- a CDS encoding penicillin-binding protein, with translation MRLRRAPLMSLLLALGVSSADARVRLGEALPAHPWQSAAREVVVVYSHDCGDLGPLWQAVLDSGLPVRAVNAEGIPSPAPGGLKAWQGEAATRFSRELKVSAYPTVLLVQEGRILNAWEGDFSGTLE, from the coding sequence ATGAGACTGCGCCGCGCGCCGCTGATGTCGTTGCTGCTGGCGCTGGGGGTCTCGTCTGCGGACGCCCGAGTGCGCCTGGGCGAGGCGCTGCCCGCGCACCCGTGGCAGTCGGCGGCGCGTGAAGTGGTGGTGGTGTACAGCCATGACTGCGGCGACCTGGGGCCACTGTGGCAGGCGGTGCTGGACAGCGGCCTGCCGGTCCGGGCCGTGAACGCCGAGGGCATACCCTCGCCCGCACCGGGCGGCCTGAAGGCGTGGCAGGGCGAGGCGGCCACCCGCTTCTCGCGGGAGCTGAAGGTCAGCGCGTACCCGACGGTGCTGCTGGTGCAGGAGGGACGGATTCTGAACGCCTGGGAGGGCGACTTCAGCGGCACGCTGGAATGA
- the ccmD gene encoding heme exporter protein CcmD translates to MDKYTAYVVIVYVVTFVLLIGYLAWIWLRLRAVRDEPAGGAPQ, encoded by the coding sequence GTGGATAAGTACACCGCGTACGTGGTGATCGTGTACGTCGTGACGTTCGTGCTGCTGATCGGGTACCTCGCGTGGATCTGGCTGCGGCTGCGCGCCGTGCGCGACGAACCGGCAGGCGGAGCGCCCCAGTGA
- a CDS encoding response regulator, translating to MAYTILVADDEPAIRTMLEVILSADGHDIVAVSDGKTALDYLREHTPDAMLLDVKMPHMDGFEICSRVKRIKRLRDTPVLLLTGFDDDQTRDHAKLVGADDIVYKPLSGKNLRGRVNQLIEARRR from the coding sequence ATGGCGTATACCATTCTCGTCGCAGACGACGAACCGGCCATCCGGACCATGCTGGAGGTCATTCTGTCGGCGGACGGGCACGATATCGTGGCTGTTTCTGATGGCAAGACGGCGCTGGATTACCTGCGTGAACACACCCCGGACGCGATGCTGCTGGACGTGAAAATGCCGCACATGGACGGTTTCGAGATCTGCTCGCGCGTCAAGCGCATCAAGCGGCTCCGGGACACGCCAGTGCTGCTCCTGACGGGCTTCGACGACGATCAGACGCGTGACCACGCCAAACTGGTCGGCGCGGACGACATCGTGTACAAGCCCCTGTCGGGTAAGAACCTGCGCGGCCGCGTGAATCAGTTGATCGAGGCCCGCCGCCGTTGA
- a CDS encoding ABC transporter ATP-binding protein, translating into MVAGPEFALQLRGVWLRLGREVILRGVTLDVPAGQGVTLLGENGAGKTTLLRLFGAGLKPTRGEGRVLGFDLRDGRSVRECVHLMPVDGGLYPDLTCEENLNFALTMHGQSGNVAAALRRVDLHGAATRRARFLSAGMRKRLALTRAHLLARPVTLVDEPFANLDDAGRQLVLNLLGELHGAGGTLVIAAHEPELARQVAPRTLRLSGGVLAEAPAVGA; encoded by the coding sequence GTGGTCGCGGGGCCGGAGTTCGCGCTGCAACTGCGGGGCGTGTGGCTGCGGCTGGGCCGCGAGGTGATCCTGCGCGGCGTGACGCTGGACGTTCCGGCCGGGCAGGGCGTGACGCTGCTGGGCGAGAACGGAGCCGGGAAGACCACGCTGCTGCGGCTGTTCGGGGCGGGCCTGAAACCCACGCGCGGCGAGGGGCGCGTGCTGGGCTTCGACCTGCGCGACGGCCGCTCGGTGCGCGAGTGCGTGCACCTGATGCCGGTCGACGGCGGCCTGTACCCGGACCTGACCTGCGAGGAGAACCTGAACTTCGCGCTGACCATGCACGGCCAGTCCGGCAACGTGGCGGCGGCCCTGCGGCGCGTGGACCTGCACGGGGCCGCCACGCGCCGCGCGCGGTTCCTGTCGGCCGGCATGCGCAAGCGGCTGGCCCTGACGCGCGCGCACCTGCTGGCGCGGCCGGTCACGCTGGTCGACGAGCCGTTCGCGAACCTCGACGACGCCGGGCGGCAGCTGGTGCTGAACCTGCTGGGTGAACTGCACGGCGCGGGCGGCACGCTGGTCATCGCGGCGCACGAACCGGAACTGGCGCGGCAGGTCGCACCCCGCACCCTGCGCCTGTCGGGCGGCGTGCTGGCCGAGGCCCCGGCGGTGGGCGCGTGA
- a CDS encoding heme lyase CcmF/NrfE family subunit: MLNLISFSSSPLGALGQLSLLGALAFSVGGLLLSVLGGLRGDARVTEAARRATWAVFALLTLGTLILLTALLRDDFTVRFVAEHSMRASPTWVKVTALWGALEGSILLWAWLLGGFTFILSLTLRRDALRPWALGAMFVSLLFFVGVVATVASPFTPVATVPLDGRGPNPALQNHWMMAVHPVLLYLGFVGLSVPFAYAVAALVTGRLSDHWVVVTRRWTLIAWAFLTAAIVAGGWWSYETLGWGGYWAWDPVENASFIPWLLTTAFLHSIQIQERRGLMRSWNVWLIVLAYSSTVLGTFLNRSGIVQSVHAFAGGPVGPVFLGFLAFLLVSGTLLAAWRAPALRDEAEPPAPLSRESAFLAGNWLFLVFAVMVLVGTLFPTFVEAAQGRRDASVGPAFYNAFAIPLGLGLLALMGVGPLLPWRRADGQSLWRALVPLLLGGVAAAAVAFALGVRHAGVLGTLALSAYNVVGLILLTARAARQAGGLGAALGAQPRRYGAYLAHLGLIVMALGLAFSGSFRRDAQVTLNLNAAPVTLLAERLQLTGLDAVTRTDGKSVVARVQIDGRPFQARLNTYTQGGDTAFPSPAVRYGPLGDTYLVMTSVDPRGQWASVRLIESPLVSWIWWGTLIICVGAALTLASPRRATVRAPSGLAAATD, from the coding sequence GTGCTGAACCTGATCTCGTTCTCCTCCAGTCCGCTGGGCGCGCTGGGGCAACTGAGCCTGCTGGGCGCGCTGGCCTTCAGCGTGGGGGGGCTGCTGCTGTCGGTGCTGGGCGGCCTGCGCGGCGACGCCCGCGTGACCGAGGCGGCCCGCCGCGCCACCTGGGCGGTGTTCGCGCTGCTGACCCTGGGTACCCTGATCCTGCTGACGGCGCTGCTGCGTGACGATTTCACGGTGCGGTTCGTGGCCGAGCATTCCATGCGGGCCTCCCCGACCTGGGTGAAGGTCACGGCGCTGTGGGGCGCGCTGGAGGGCAGCATTCTGCTGTGGGCGTGGCTGCTGGGCGGCTTCACGTTCATCCTGAGCCTCACGCTGCGCCGCGACGCGCTGCGGCCCTGGGCGCTGGGCGCGATGTTCGTGAGCCTGCTGTTCTTCGTGGGCGTGGTGGCGACGGTCGCCTCGCCGTTCACGCCAGTGGCGACCGTGCCGCTGGACGGGCGCGGCCCGAACCCGGCCCTGCAGAACCACTGGATGATGGCGGTGCACCCGGTCCTGCTGTACCTGGGGTTCGTGGGCCTGAGCGTGCCGTTCGCGTACGCGGTCGCGGCGCTCGTCACGGGCCGCCTGTCGGATCACTGGGTGGTCGTCACGCGCCGCTGGACGCTGATCGCCTGGGCGTTCCTGACCGCCGCCATCGTGGCCGGCGGCTGGTGGAGTTACGAGACGCTCGGCTGGGGCGGGTACTGGGCGTGGGACCCGGTCGAGAACGCCAGTTTCATTCCGTGGCTGCTGACCACCGCGTTCCTGCATTCCATTCAGATTCAGGAACGCCGGGGCCTGATGCGCTCGTGGAATGTGTGGCTGATCGTGCTGGCGTACTCCAGCACCGTGCTGGGCACCTTCCTGAACCGCAGCGGCATCGTGCAGAGCGTGCACGCCTTCGCGGGCGGGCCGGTCGGGCCGGTGTTCCTGGGCTTCCTGGCGTTCCTGCTGGTGTCGGGCACGCTGCTGGCCGCGTGGCGCGCCCCGGCCCTGCGCGACGAGGCCGAGCCGCCCGCCCCGCTGAGCCGCGAGAGCGCGTTCCTGGCCGGGAACTGGCTGTTCCTGGTGTTCGCGGTGATGGTGCTGGTGGGCACCCTGTTCCCGACTTTCGTGGAGGCCGCGCAGGGCCGCCGGGACGCCAGCGTCGGCCCGGCCTTCTATAACGCCTTCGCCATTCCGCTGGGGCTGGGTCTGCTGGCCCTGATGGGCGTGGGGCCGCTGCTGCCGTGGCGGCGCGCGGACGGCCAGAGCCTGTGGCGGGCGCTGGTGCCGCTGCTGCTCGGCGGCGTGGCCGCCGCTGCCGTGGCCTTTGCGCTGGGCGTGCGGCACGCCGGGGTGCTGGGCACGCTGGCGCTGTCGGCGTACAACGTGGTGGGCCTGATCCTGCTGACCGCCCGCGCTGCCCGGCAGGCCGGGGGTCTGGGCGCGGCGCTGGGCGCGCAGCCGCGCCGCTACGGGGCGTACCTGGCGCACCTGGGCCTGATCGTGATGGCGCTGGGGCTGGCGTTCAGCGGGTCGTTCCGGCGGGACGCGCAGGTGACCCTGAACCTGAACGCCGCGCCCGTCACGCTGCTGGCAGAGCGCCTGCAACTGACCGGCCTGGACGCCGTGACCCGCACGGACGGGAAGTCCGTCGTGGCGCGCGTGCAGATCGACGGGCGGCCCTTCCAGGCGCGGCTGAATACGTACACGCAGGGCGGCGACACGGCCTTCCCGTCGCCCGCCGTGCGCTACGGCCCGCTGGGTGACACGTACCTCGTGATGACCAGCGTGGACCCCAGGGGCCAGTGGGCCAGCGTGCGCCTGATCGAGTCGCCGCTGGTGTCGTGGATCTGGTGGGGCACCCTGATCATCTGCGTGGGCGCGGCCCTGACGCTGGCCTCGCCCCGCCGGGCCACCGTGCGCGCGCCGTCCGGGCTGGCCGCCGCGACCGACTAG
- the ccsA gene encoding cytochrome c biogenesis protein CcsA produces the protein MKRDLTTTLLGGATLVTLLIAVGLGLTAPLDINQGSLVRLMFVHVPGAWLSYLAYGGTGLFGLLYLIQRQRRWDRLAMASAEIGVLFTVATIVGGMLWAKPTWGTYWVWDARLTTTALSIVVYGGYLLIRTLIDDQERRARVSAVVGIVGTLYVPVNYMAVEWWRGVHQTQTLKLLDGIRWDAAPVYLPTLFISLAAFTLLYLLLLRVRGILAAREEAREERELMNELGAAHTRAEVARG, from the coding sequence ATGAAGAGAGACCTCACGACAACACTGCTGGGCGGCGCGACCTTGGTCACACTGCTGATCGCGGTCGGACTGGGCCTGACTGCACCGCTGGACATCAATCAGGGGTCGCTGGTGCGGCTGATGTTCGTGCATGTGCCCGGCGCGTGGCTGAGTTACCTCGCGTACGGCGGCACGGGCCTGTTCGGGCTGCTGTACCTGATTCAGCGTCAGCGCCGCTGGGACCGGCTGGCGATGGCCAGCGCCGAGATCGGCGTGCTGTTCACGGTGGCGACCATCGTGGGTGGGATGCTGTGGGCCAAACCCACCTGGGGCACGTACTGGGTGTGGGACGCCCGCCTGACGACCACCGCGCTGAGTATCGTGGTGTACGGCGGTTACCTGCTGATCCGCACGCTGATCGACGATCAGGAACGCCGGGCGCGGGTGTCGGCCGTGGTGGGCATCGTGGGGACGCTGTACGTGCCCGTGAACTACATGGCGGTCGAGTGGTGGCGCGGCGTGCACCAGACGCAGACGCTGAAACTGCTGGACGGCATCCGCTGGGACGCCGCTCCGGTGTACCTGCCGACGCTGTTCATCTCGCTGGCGGCGTTCACACTGCTGTACCTGCTGCTGCTGCGCGTGCGCGGGATTCTGGCCGCCCGTGAGGAAGCCCGTGAGGAACGCGAACTGATGAACGAACTGGGCGCGGCGCACACCCGCGCGGAGGTAGCCCGTGGATAA
- a CDS encoding transglycosylase domain-containing protein gives MIFLGRFLKFLTSFVLAALVAGVGVAATYGLKWTRELPDYRELDNLTRSLGAETKVFARDNTPLGSLIPRVGEQAISRTIVTLNEISPFMMAALISNEDRRFFEHYGLDPYGLGRQFQRAARGDSVQGGSTLTNQLIKNTLLLDEYQQARTPDRKFKEWMLSVQVERSFTKEEILQNYLNAIYWGDGGPVELYGIYAASQAYFRTTPKNLTLAQSAYLTVLVPSAGRYFDYKAARPLMRVLLTRMVEDRWITQAQMDAAWKENLQPRGWQVTYNASGTITSAKLVDRTQKELKAVTTVRAPHFMRQVENELVRRFGREKVYGSGGLRVYTTLDPKVQNAVETASREASGLPPGATLAATILNPYTGEVLGMIGQKLQGSAPPADWNNAAQGQRQIGSTIKPLLYTTALSTGLDQTHREEDRPITFPCTGCKDGVYAPQNFEGATTYRDMTIREALDRSLNLVTVRLADRIGLQTFFGKIRELGVAPNDGTGLAAALGAVETTPIKMAAAYAPFVNGGLYRVPRYLNKVTTARGEILYDASSEPVRPDRVWTPQIAWLGLDMIRGVVNDLTAAQGGLAERAKFGEWPVAGKTGTSNGPKDFWFVGTTPLYTGSVWVGRQQGGEMPTYYFSGYVNAPIWRRMMELAHAGQPVRQFSEPPGIQYVDAPDSQFLPGVKIAMLDPQYRDAANTDLQTDAPAPVQYRETGLATGSDPRTAMVSLDRVTNRLATEFTPPENIVQRRIEIEALPAYAPDPSPAPLKDEKADPDALKAAGSQGGAPASIPPATTPDTAPAATPDTAPASGTAQPATP, from the coding sequence ATGATCTTTCTCGGACGTTTCCTTAAATTCCTGACGTCGTTCGTGCTGGCGGCCCTGGTCGCCGGTGTGGGCGTGGCGGCCACCTACGGCCTGAAATGGACCCGTGAACTGCCGGACTACCGCGAGCTGGACAACCTGACCCGCTCGCTGGGAGCCGAAACGAAGGTGTTCGCGCGGGACAACACGCCGCTGGGCAGCCTGATTCCGCGTGTGGGTGAGCAGGCGATCAGCCGCACCATCGTGACCCTGAACGAGATCAGTCCGTTCATGATGGCGGCGCTCATCAGTAACGAGGACCGCCGTTTCTTCGAGCATTACGGCCTGGACCCCTACGGCCTGGGGAGGCAGTTCCAGCGTGCCGCGCGCGGCGACAGCGTGCAGGGCGGCAGCACCCTGACCAACCAGCTGATCAAGAACACCCTGCTGCTCGACGAGTACCAGCAGGCCCGCACGCCGGACCGCAAGTTCAAGGAATGGATGCTGAGCGTGCAGGTCGAGCGGTCCTTTACCAAGGAAGAGATTCTTCAGAATTACCTGAACGCCATCTACTGGGGGGACGGCGGGCCGGTCGAACTGTACGGCATCTACGCGGCGTCCCAGGCGTACTTCCGGACCACGCCGAAGAACCTGACGCTGGCCCAGAGCGCGTACCTGACCGTGCTGGTTCCCAGCGCCGGGCGGTACTTCGATTACAAGGCGGCGCGCCCGCTGATGCGCGTCCTGCTGACCCGCATGGTCGAGGACCGCTGGATCACGCAGGCGCAGATGGACGCCGCCTGGAAGGAAAACCTGCAACCGCGCGGCTGGCAGGTCACGTACAACGCGTCCGGGACCATCACCAGCGCCAAGCTGGTGGACCGCACGCAGAAGGAACTGAAGGCCGTGACGACCGTGCGCGCCCCGCACTTCATGCGGCAGGTGGAAAACGAACTGGTGCGCCGCTTCGGCCGCGAGAAGGTGTACGGTTCCGGCGGTCTACGCGTATACACCACGCTGGACCCCAAGGTGCAGAACGCCGTGGAGACCGCCAGCCGCGAGGCGAGCGGCCTGCCGCCCGGCGCGACCCTGGCCGCCACGATCCTCAACCCTTACACCGGCGAGGTGCTGGGCATGATCGGGCAGAAGTTGCAGGGCAGCGCGCCGCCCGCCGACTGGAACAACGCCGCGCAGGGGCAGCGGCAGATCGGTTCGACCATCAAGCCGCTGCTGTACACCACGGCCCTGTCGACCGGGCTGGACCAGACGCACCGCGAGGAGGACCGACCCATCACCTTCCCGTGCACCGGCTGCAAGGACGGCGTGTACGCCCCGCAGAACTTCGAGGGAGCCACCACGTACCGCGACATGACCATCCGCGAGGCGCTGGACCGCTCGCTGAACCTCGTGACGGTGCGACTGGCCGACCGGATCGGCCTGCAGACCTTCTTCGGGAAGATCCGCGAACTGGGTGTCGCTCCGAACGACGGAACCGGACTGGCCGCCGCGCTGGGCGCGGTGGAAACCACGCCCATCAAGATGGCGGCCGCGTACGCGCCCTTCGTGAACGGCGGCCTGTACCGCGTGCCCCGCTACCTGAACAAGGTCACGACTGCGCGCGGCGAGATCCTGTACGACGCCAGCAGTGAACCCGTGCGGCCCGACCGGGTCTGGACGCCGCAGATCGCGTGGCTGGGCCTGGACATGATCCGGGGTGTCGTGAACGACCTGACGGCCGCGCAGGGTGGTCTGGCCGAGCGCGCCAAGTTCGGCGAGTGGCCGGTCGCTGGAAAGACCGGCACCAGTAACGGCCCCAAGGACTTCTGGTTCGTGGGCACCACCCCGCTGTACACCGGGTCCGTGTGGGTGGGCCGTCAGCAGGGCGGCGAGATGCCCACCTACTACTTCTCGGGGTACGTGAACGCCCCGATCTGGCGGCGCATGATGGAACTCGCGCACGCTGGGCAGCCCGTGCGGCAGTTCAGCGAACCGCCGGGCATTCAGTACGTGGACGCCCCGGACTCCCAGTTCCTGCCGGGCGTCAAGATCGCCATGCTGGACCCGCAGTACCGGGACGCGGCGAACACCGACCTTCAGACCGACGCGCCCGCCCCGGTCCAGTACCGCGAGACGGGGCTGGCGACCGGCAGCGACCCGCGCACAGCGATGGTCAGCCTGGACCGCGTCACCAACCGACTGGCGACCGAGTTCACGCCGCCTGAGAACATCGTGCAGCGCCGCATCGAGATCGAGGCCCTGCCCGCCTACGCGCCGGACCCCTCCCCCGCCCCGCTGAAGGACGAGAAAGCCGACCCGGACGCGCTGAAGGCCGCAGGGTCGCAGGGCGGCGCGCCAGCCAGTATTCCGCCCGCCACCACCCCGGACACTGCTCCGGCCGCTACCCCGGACACGGCACCCGCGTCAGGGACCGCGCAGCCCGCCACGCCCTGA
- a CDS encoding cytochrome c biogenesis CcdA family protein: MSVSASSPTLILAFMAGLVSFLSPCVLPLVPSYLGVIGGARAPISRALGFILGFGLVFMALGATASSLGSLVSAHKAVLAQVSAVLIIFFGLVMLDLIRLPLLMRDTRALADAGGYGPVALGAAFAFGWSPCLGPALGSILGLAASTASLGSGVVLLAAYTLGLAVPFLLAALLWHRLNLRRLNRFSGIFERVGGALLVVVGIMMLTGQFTRLATFFYQVMPAWMRV; encoded by the coding sequence ATGAGTGTATCGGCGAGCTCTCCGACCCTGATCCTGGCGTTCATGGCGGGGCTGGTGTCTTTCCTGAGCCCCTGCGTGCTGCCGCTGGTGCCCAGTTACCTGGGCGTGATCGGCGGGGCGCGCGCGCCCATCTCGCGGGCGCTGGGGTTCATTCTGGGCTTCGGGCTGGTGTTCATGGCGCTGGGCGCGACGGCCAGCAGCCTGGGCAGTCTGGTCTCGGCGCACAAGGCGGTGCTGGCGCAGGTGTCGGCCGTGCTGATCATCTTCTTCGGGCTGGTGATGCTGGACCTGATCCGCCTGCCGCTGCTGATGCGCGACACGCGCGCCCTGGCCGACGCGGGCGGGTACGGCCCGGTGGCGCTGGGCGCGGCGTTCGCGTTCGGGTGGTCGCCGTGCCTGGGTCCGGCGCTGGGCAGCATCCTGGGACTGGCGGCCAGTACGGCCAGCCTGGGGAGCGGCGTGGTGCTGCTGGCGGCGTACACGCTGGGGCTGGCGGTGCCGTTCCTGCTGGCCGCGCTGCTGTGGCACCGGCTGAACCTGCGCCGCCTGAACCGTTTCTCGGGCATCTTCGAGCGGGTGGGGGGCGCCCTGCTGGTGGTCGTGGGGATCATGATGCTGACCGGGCAGTTCACGCGTCTGGCGACGTTCTTCTATCAGGTGATGCCCGCCTGGATGCGCGTCTGA
- a CDS encoding heme exporter protein CcmB has product MSRSEALRVVRAVAAKDLRVAGRTRDTLLATAFFAGLVLLVLGLALSGTARSDAQSAALAAGSIWTALALAAAVGAQRAFAQEQEAGALEQLLLYPGPHGALYLGKLLGVLGPLLLVAAFTVPAGLILFGAAETGRAVPWVGLVLTTVLGVLGFAAGTTFYGSVTVSLRAREALLPALAFPILVPAVIATVKATTLLLSGVWNAEVSTWLTFLAVFDVATIILATLLFPYAAEG; this is encoded by the coding sequence GTGAGCCGCTCCGAGGCGCTGCGGGTCGTGCGGGCGGTCGCGGCCAAGGACCTGCGCGTGGCGGGCCGCACCCGCGACACGCTGCTCGCCACGGCCTTCTTCGCCGGGCTGGTCCTGCTGGTCCTGGGGCTGGCCCTGAGCGGCACGGCCCGCAGTGACGCGCAGTCGGCGGCGCTGGCGGCCGGGTCGATCTGGACGGCGCTGGCGCTGGCGGCCGCCGTGGGCGCGCAGCGGGCCTTCGCGCAGGAGCAGGAGGCGGGCGCGCTGGAGCAACTGCTGCTGTACCCCGGCCCGCACGGGGCGCTGTACCTGGGCAAACTGCTGGGCGTGCTGGGGCCGCTGCTGCTGGTCGCGGCGTTCACGGTTCCGGCAGGACTGATCCTGTTCGGCGCCGCCGAGACCGGGCGCGCCGTTCCCTGGGTCGGGCTGGTCCTGACAACCGTGCTGGGCGTGCTGGGCTTCGCGGCCGGAACGACCTTCTACGGCAGCGTGACCGTCAGCCTGCGCGCCCGCGAGGCGCTGCTGCCCGCCCTGGCCTTCCCGATCCTGGTGCCGGCCGTGATCGCCACCGTGAAGGCCACCACGCTGCTGCTCTCGGGCGTGTGGAACGCCGAGGTGAGTACCTGGCTGACCTTCCTGGCGGTGTTCGACGTGGCGACCATCATCCTGGCCACCCTGCTGTTCCCGTACGCTGCCGAGGGGTAA
- the ccmE gene encoding cytochrome c maturation protein CcmE, whose amino-acid sequence MSDPSSPLPPAGQLGQARRRRRSPWPAVLGVAALVGLTGFIAFGNLNRSLEYFVTPTEYQQQQAQLQGRSIRIGGLVRDVQYDPQSLNLRFVVSDGGASFPVQYQGAVSDLFKENQGVVVRGEFEGNTFHASDLVVKHSEEYNVPKTQAELKDLLKTTE is encoded by the coding sequence GTGAGCGACCCGTCCTCTCCCCTGCCCCCGGCCGGACAGCTGGGGCAGGCGCGGCGGCGGCGGCGCAGTCCCTGGCCGGCCGTGCTGGGCGTCGCCGCGCTGGTGGGCCTGACGGGCTTCATCGCCTTCGGGAACCTGAACCGCTCCCTGGAGTACTTCGTGACGCCCACCGAGTACCAGCAGCAGCAGGCGCAGCTTCAGGGCCGCTCCATCCGCATCGGCGGGCTGGTCCGGGACGTGCAGTACGACCCGCAGTCCCTGAACCTCCGCTTTGTCGTCTCGGACGGCGGGGCCAGCTTCCCCGTGCAGTACCAGGGGGCCGTCAGCGACCTGTTCAAGGAGAATCAGGGCGTGGTCGTGCGCGGCGAGTTCGAAGGGAACACCTTCCACGCCTCGGATCTCGTGGTCAAGCACAGCGAGGAGTACAACGTCCCGAAAACGCAGGCGGAACTCAAGGACCTGCTGAAAACCACCGAGTAA